The genomic window TTGTTGCTACGGTAAGGACAAAAGATACAAACAAAAAGGAACTTGCAAGAATGATGGTTGGAAGAGAGGTAATTTTCAAGTTAGAGAGGGAGAAGATAGAAAGAGGAGAGGAGGTTCTTAAAGTTAAAGACCTCTTTGTGGAAAATGACAGAGGGCTTATGGCGATTAAAGGAGTTTCTTTTAGCGTTCATAAGAATGAAATCTTTGGAATTGCTGGAGTTGCCGGAAATGGTCAGAGAGAGTTGGTGGAAGCAATAACTGGTTTAAGAAAAGTAAAGAGAGGAAAAGTTGAGATCCTAAATGTTGATGTTACAAACTCTTCTCCAAAAAGAATTGGAGATATTGGAGTTGCACATATTCCAGAGGAGAGGATAAGATTTGGAATAGTCCCAAATTTGTCTGTGTATGAAAATGCAGTTCTACGGGATTATTACCACGAACCATTTTCAAAAGGTCTGTTCCTTAACCATCACTACATAAAGGAACACAGTAAGAAACTTGTAAAAGAGTTCTCCATAGATACTCCTTCCATAGATACTCCTGTGAAACTCTTATCAGGTGGAAACATACAGAAGTTAATTCTTGCGCGGGAGATCTCTACAAAGTCAAATCTGATAATTGCTGCTCATCCCACCTATGGGCTTGATGTTGCAGCGACAGAGTATATAAGAAAACTACTTTTAAAAAAGAGAGAAGAGGGTGCAGCTATTCTCCTTGTCTCAGAGGATTTAGAGGAGATATTTGAACTAAGTGATAGAATTGCAGTAATATTTGAGGGAAAGTTTATGGGCATTGTTCCAAGAGAAAAGGCAAATCTTCAGGACATAGGTTTAATGATGGCAGGTTCAAAGAGTTTGGAGGAAAGAAATGAAGATTAAAGTTGAAAGGAGAGGAGAGATATCCCCCAAAAAAAGATTTGCATACCTTATCTTTTCACTGATAATTGGTTTTCTCATTGGTGGTCTTATATTCCTGTTTAAGGGCATAAGTCCTTTCTATGCTTTGCAAAAAATATTTGTAGGTTCCTTTGGGAGCATTTATGGGTGGAAAGAGACAATAACAAAGGCAATTCCTCTTATGCTATGTGGGATAGGTCTTAGCCTTGCCTTTAAAGGAAAATTCTGGAATATTGGGGCAGATGGTCAGCTTTTGTTTGGTGCGGTTCTTGCAACATGGATAGCGCTCTCACTTGGGAAGACATGCCCTCCCTTTGTGGTTTTACCCCTCATGTTTGTTGGTGGGTTTATATCAGGAGCTTTCTGGGGAATTATTCCTGCCATTATGAAGATTAAACTTGGTATTAACGAGGTTATCACAACTCTCATGCTTAACTACATAGCTGAGCAATTTGTACAGTATCTCGTTTATGGTCCCTGGAAGGGTAAAACCCAATATGGATTTCCATACACAGACAACTTTTCATCCTCAGCAACACTCCCTGTTATAAAAGGCACAAGAATTCATTATCCGACGCTTATTATAGGTATTATTTTAGCTGTACTTATTTATATATTTATTATGAAGACAAAAATAGGATATGAGATTAGAGTTATAGGTGAAAATCCTGAGGCAGCAAAGTATGCCGGGATAAATTTTTTAAAAACAACTATAATAATGATGGCTATAAGTGGTGGAATTGCTGGAATTGCTGGAGTTGGAGAGGTAGCAGGGATTCATCATCATCTAACGGTGCCACAACAAATATCCTCAGGTTATGGATATACAGCAATAATTGTGGCATGGCTTGCGAGGTTAAATCCATTAGTTGTTATTCTTTCATCTATATTCTTTGGTGGTATCCTTGTAGGTGGAGATACCATTCAAACATCCATGGGTCTTCCCTTTGCTACAATCAATATATTTAATGGGTTAATCCTAATCTCTGTCATCTCCATTAATTTCTTCCTTGAATATAAAATTTCAATTAAGAGGTGAGAAATGGGAGGACATGAGTTTTTAATTATATCTGTTCTAAAAAGAGCCCTTGTTGCGGGAACTCCACTTCTTCTTGGAACTCTTGGAGAGATATATGCAGAGAGATCTGGAGTTATGAACCTTGGTGTTGAAGGTATGATGGCTATAGGTGCAGTTTCAGGTTTTGGGGTGGCACTTGCCACTGGAAATCCATGGCTTGGACTGATTGCTGCTGCAGCATTCGGCGCCATTCTTTCCCTGATTCATGCCTTTGTAAGTATTACATTGAAGTCAAATCAAATTGTATCTGGACTTGCTATTACAATGCTTGGTCTTGGTATAAGCGGATTATGGGGTAAGGCATATATAGGCATTCCATTAACTACAAAATTTGAGACTGTAAAGATACCGATACTCTCAAAGATTCCCTATATAGGGGAAATTCTTTTTAATCAGGATCCGCTGTTTTACATATCTGTTATAACTGCAATTGTTATGTGGTTTATTCTCTTTAAAACAGAGGTAGGAATAAACATAAGGTCTGTTGGAGAAAATCCACTTGCCGCAGACGCCATGGGTGTGAATGTCTATAGGACAAGGTATATATGTGTTATTATTGGGGGAGCACTTGCAGGTGTTGCGGGGGCACACCTATCCCTTGCATATATACCTTCTTGGATAGAGGGTATGACAGGAGGTAGAGGTTGGATAGTGATAGCTCTCACAATATTTGCACTCTGGAATCCTTTGAGAGCCATGCTTGGAGCTTATCTATTTGGTGGAATTTATGTATTGCAGTATCTACTTCAGCCTCTTGGAATTCCTCCAAATATCCTCCTTATGTTCCCCTAT from Caldisericia bacterium includes these protein-coding regions:
- a CDS encoding ABC transporter ATP-binding protein → MELLEMKGIYKKFPGVIANDNVNLEVKGGEIHALLGENGAGKTTLMNILYGIYQPDGGEIYINGKKVNIRSPRDAIELGIGMVHQHFMLIPTHTVAENICLGFKEAPFFYPTRVIEERIHDFTDRYGLKINPKAKIWQLSAGEQQRVEIIKTLLRGASLLILDEPTSVLTPQETKELFTILKKLVEEGHSVIFITHKLEEVMEISDRVTVLRKGKVVATVRTKDTNKKELARMMVGREVIFKLEREKIERGEEVLKVKDLFVENDRGLMAIKGVSFSVHKNEIFGIAGVAGNGQRELVEAITGLRKVKRGKVEILNVDVTNSSPKRIGDIGVAHIPEERIRFGIVPNLSVYENAVLRDYYHEPFSKGLFLNHHYIKEHSKKLVKEFSIDTPSIDTPVKLLSGGNIQKLILAREISTKSNLIIAAHPTYGLDVAATEYIRKLLLKKREEGAAILLVSEDLEEIFELSDRIAVIFEGKFMGIVPREKANLQDIGLMMAGSKSLEERNED
- a CDS encoding ABC transporter permease, whose translation is MKIKVERRGEISPKKRFAYLIFSLIIGFLIGGLIFLFKGISPFYALQKIFVGSFGSIYGWKETITKAIPLMLCGIGLSLAFKGKFWNIGADGQLLFGAVLATWIALSLGKTCPPFVVLPLMFVGGFISGAFWGIIPAIMKIKLGINEVITTLMLNYIAEQFVQYLVYGPWKGKTQYGFPYTDNFSSSATLPVIKGTRIHYPTLIIGIILAVLIYIFIMKTKIGYEIRVIGENPEAAKYAGINFLKTTIIMMAISGGIAGIAGVGEVAGIHHHLTVPQQISSGYGYTAIIVAWLARLNPLVVILSSIFFGGILVGGDTIQTSMGLPFATINIFNGLILISVISINFFLEYKISIKR
- a CDS encoding ABC transporter permease, whose protein sequence is MGGHEFLIISVLKRALVAGTPLLLGTLGEIYAERSGVMNLGVEGMMAIGAVSGFGVALATGNPWLGLIAAAAFGAILSLIHAFVSITLKSNQIVSGLAITMLGLGISGLWGKAYIGIPLTTKFETVKIPILSKIPYIGEILFNQDPLFYISVITAIVMWFILFKTEVGINIRSVGENPLAADAMGVNVYRTRYICVIIGGALAGVAGAHLSLAYIPSWIEGMTGGRGWIVIALTIFALWNPLRAMLGAYLFGGIYVLQYLLQPLGIPPNILLMFPYLATLLVLLVSAQETFKKRIGAPKSLGVPYDKEEK